In one window of bacterium DNA:
- a CDS encoding PAS domain-containing protein — MDLSFDEYHTLVEQAPFLIWRCGTDAKCDYFNRRWLDFTGRSLEQELGDGWAEGVHAEDFQRCVDIFLASFAARQPFQMEYRLRRHDGQYRWISDCGTPFFGPGHSFAGYIGSCVDINERVLAQEELKKIHDAEISTLKRLLPICAGCKKIRNDQGFWEQVEDYFSRCSDTLFTHGLCPDCMRKLYPNYTSQTGEKHTKAGQQ; from the coding sequence ATGGATTTGTCTTTCGATGAGTACCACACTCTGGTCGAACAGGCCCCGTTCCTGATCTGGCGCTGCGGCACGGATGCCAAGTGCGACTATTTCAATCGGCGCTGGCTGGATTTCACCGGACGCAGCCTGGAACAGGAGCTGGGCGACGGCTGGGCCGAGGGGGTCCACGCCGAGGATTTCCAACGCTGCGTGGATATTTTCCTGGCCAGTTTCGCCGCCCGCCAGCCGTTCCAGATGGAGTACCGCCTGCGCCGTCATGACGGCCAGTACCGCTGGATTTCGGATTGCGGAACGCCGTTCTTCGGCCCGGGCCACTCTTTCGCCGGGTATATCGGAAGCTGTGTCGATATCAACGAGCGCGTGCTGGCCCAGGAAGAACTTAAAAAGATTCATGACGCCGAGATATCCACCCTCAAGAGACTTCTTCCCATTTGCGCCGGCTGCAAGAAAATCCGCAACGACCAGGGTTTCTGGGAGCAGGTCGAGGACTATTTCAGCCGCTGCTCCGACACGCTGTTCACCCACGGCCTCTGCCCGGACTGCATGCGGAAACTGTACCCCAATTACACCTCTCAGACAGGCGAAAAGCACACCAAAGCCGGACAGCAGTGA